Proteins co-encoded in one Ralstonia sp. RRA genomic window:
- a CDS encoding DUF2069 domain-containing protein: MTLADQPVVESRALHVLSVCSLIALIVLCAAWELWLAPVRPGGSWLALKALLLAWPLPGVLRKNRYTMQWASMFILLLFTEGIVRATSDAGLSRSLAWVEVVLSVTFFFATIFYLRPFKRAAKARAKEST; the protein is encoded by the coding sequence ATGACGCTCGCCGATCAACCTGTTGTCGAATCCCGGGCACTGCATGTGCTGAGTGTCTGCAGCCTGATCGCGCTGATCGTGCTGTGTGCCGCGTGGGAACTGTGGCTCGCGCCAGTGCGCCCGGGTGGTTCGTGGCTCGCGCTCAAGGCGTTGCTGCTGGCCTGGCCGCTGCCTGGCGTGCTGCGCAAGAACCGCTACACGATGCAATGGGCGTCGATGTTCATCCTGCTGTTATTCACCGAGGGCATCGTGCGTGCAACGTCGGATGCCGGCCTGTCGCGATCGCTGGCGTGGGTGGAGGTTGTGCTCAGCGTGACGTTCTTCTTCGCGACGATTTTCTATCTGCGCCCGTTCAAGCGTGCGGCCAAAGCACGCGCCAAAGAGAGCACCTGA
- a CDS encoding DUF6680 family protein — protein MPMGLNEWLMVGSTLLGPVLAVQAQKWVERARDASNRRTWLFTTLMATRQARLSIEHVRALNSIDLAFYGRRILGFVIRGARAQAVLDAWHDYHAHLSLPIERRPQNEAEQRDWNGRGDELFTNLLDRLATATNFKFDRGQLKAGSYSPEAHGTVELEQQAMRSLTLDILLGKKSLPMEVKAWPVDAELVAQQRNMQEQLVDNQKAVLGQLVEILNRLTEGQKAAAVDTDAEKSP, from the coding sequence ATGCCGATGGGGTTGAATGAATGGCTAATGGTTGGGTCAACTTTGCTTGGGCCGGTGCTCGCGGTTCAAGCCCAGAAATGGGTGGAGCGTGCGCGGGATGCTAGCAATCGCCGCACATGGCTTTTCACAACCCTCATGGCGACGCGGCAAGCGCGCTTGTCCATCGAGCATGTCAGAGCGCTCAATTCCATCGACTTAGCGTTTTACGGGCGGCGCATTCTTGGTTTCGTCATTCGCGGGGCACGTGCCCAAGCGGTGCTTGATGCATGGCATGACTACCACGCGCACCTAAGCCTTCCTATCGAACGCCGCCCTCAAAATGAGGCAGAGCAGCGTGATTGGAACGGGAGGGGCGATGAGCTGTTTACGAACCTCCTTGACCGGCTTGCGACGGCTACCAACTTTAAGTTCGACCGCGGCCAATTGAAGGCGGGCAGCTACTCTCCGGAAGCGCACGGCACGGTCGAGCTTGAGCAGCAGGCTATGCGAAGCCTTACGCTCGATATCTTGCTGGGCAAAAAATCGCTTCCGATGGAAGTAAAGGCTTGGCCAGTCGACGCCGAATTGGTTGCGCAGCAGCGGAACATGCAAGAACAGCTTGTCGACAATCAAAAGGCGGTATTGGGGCAGTTGGTCGAAATATTGAACAGGCTGACTGAGGGGCAAAAGGCTGCCGCCGTCGATACCGATGCAGAAAAGTCGCCGTAG
- a CDS encoding FAD-binding oxidoreductase, translating into MTHDAFLQACVDAIGAAYVLTAPEDQAPYLTDWRKRFTGRARAVLRPADALQVAALVRLCGEHAVPMVPQGGNTGLCGGATPDMEGNAVVISVQRMQRVRAVDPINNTITVDAGCILANVQQAAAAADRLFPLSLAAEGSCTIGGNLATNAGGTAVLRYGNARELCLGIEAVLPNGELWNGLRGLRKDNTGYDLRDLLIGAEGTLGIITGATLKLFPQPRAKVTALAALQSPRQALAFLSLAQSHAGTLLTGFELMSAFCLELVRKHYPQLRVPFAQAYPQYVLLELSDLESEEHARALFEALMEDALARGVIDDAAVAESVAQSRDFWNLREHIPLAQADEGKNIKHDIGVPISRIADFIDVTDRALAAAYPDIRMVTFGHLGDGNLHYNVSPPEGHEHDAFLAHQDGINRIVHDSVHAHGGSISAEHGIGQLKREDNARYKSPVELAAMRAIKQALDPRGLMNPGKVL; encoded by the coding sequence ATGACCCACGATGCGTTTCTGCAAGCCTGCGTTGACGCCATCGGCGCCGCGTATGTCCTGACAGCGCCGGAAGACCAGGCACCCTATCTGACCGATTGGCGCAAGCGTTTCACTGGCCGCGCTCGTGCGGTGCTGCGTCCGGCCGATGCTTTGCAGGTGGCTGCGCTGGTGCGGCTGTGTGGTGAGCATGCGGTGCCGATGGTCCCGCAAGGCGGCAACACCGGCCTGTGCGGTGGCGCCACGCCTGACATGGAAGGCAACGCGGTCGTCATCTCGGTGCAGCGCATGCAGCGGGTACGTGCGGTGGACCCGATCAACAACACCATCACCGTGGATGCCGGCTGCATTCTGGCCAACGTGCAGCAGGCCGCAGCCGCGGCCGATCGCCTGTTCCCGCTGAGCCTGGCCGCCGAGGGCAGTTGCACCATCGGCGGCAACCTGGCGACCAACGCGGGCGGCACGGCCGTCCTGCGCTACGGCAACGCGCGCGAACTGTGCCTCGGCATAGAAGCCGTGCTGCCAAACGGCGAGCTATGGAACGGCCTGCGCGGCCTGCGCAAGGACAACACCGGCTACGACCTGCGCGATCTGCTGATCGGCGCGGAAGGCACGCTCGGCATCATCACCGGGGCGACGCTGAAGCTGTTTCCGCAGCCGCGCGCCAAGGTGACGGCGCTGGCGGCACTGCAATCGCCGCGTCAGGCGCTGGCATTCCTGTCGCTGGCACAAAGCCATGCGGGCACGCTGCTGACGGGCTTTGAGTTGATGTCGGCGTTCTGTCTGGAGTTGGTGCGCAAGCACTATCCGCAACTGCGCGTGCCCTTTGCACAGGCGTATCCGCAGTACGTGCTGCTGGAACTGTCCGACTTGGAGAGCGAAGAACACGCCCGTGCGCTGTTCGAGGCGCTGATGGAAGACGCGCTGGCCCGCGGCGTGATCGACGATGCGGCGGTGGCGGAATCGGTGGCGCAATCGCGCGACTTCTGGAACCTGCGCGAGCACATCCCGCTGGCGCAGGCCGATGAAGGCAAGAACATCAAGCACGACATTGGCGTGCCCATCTCGCGCATCGCAGACTTCATCGACGTGACCGACCGCGCGCTGGCGGCGGCCTACCCCGACATCCGCATGGTGACCTTTGGCCACCTTGGCGACGGCAACCTGCACTACAACGTGTCGCCGCCCGAAGGGCATGAGCATGACGCTTTCCTGGCGCATCAGGACGGCATCAACCGCATCGTGCATGACAGCGTGCATGCACATGGCGGCTCGATCTCGGCCGAGCACGGCATCGGCCAGCTCAAGCGAGAAGACAACGCGCGCTACAAGAGCCCGGTCGAACTGGCAGCCATGCGCGCGATCAAGCAGGCACTGGACCCGCGCGGCCTGATGAATCCGGGAAAGGTGTTGTAA
- the wrbA gene encoding NAD(P)H:quinone oxidoreductase, producing MKDILVLYYSRHGSTRALAEAIAQGIESVDGAQARVRTVPAVSTVCEATQPDVPDGGPPYVEVRDLEECVGLALGSPTRFGNMAAPLKYFLDGTTPQWLSGALAGKPACVFTSTGSMHGGQETTLLSMMLPLLHHGMVVLGLPYQQSELLSTDAGGTPYGPSHVAHRGDTAPLTAHERTLATAMGRRLAQTALKLAA from the coding sequence ATGAAAGATATCCTGGTCCTGTACTACAGCCGTCATGGCAGCACCCGCGCGTTGGCCGAAGCCATCGCGCAAGGCATTGAAAGCGTGGACGGCGCCCAGGCGCGCGTGCGCACCGTGCCCGCCGTCTCCACCGTGTGTGAAGCCACGCAGCCTGACGTGCCCGATGGCGGCCCGCCCTATGTGGAAGTGCGCGATCTGGAGGAATGCGTCGGGTTGGCACTGGGCTCGCCCACGCGCTTCGGTAACATGGCCGCCCCGCTCAAGTACTTTCTGGACGGCACCACACCGCAATGGCTGTCGGGCGCGCTGGCCGGCAAACCCGCCTGCGTATTCACCTCCACGGGCAGCATGCATGGCGGGCAGGAAACCACCCTGCTCTCGATGATGCTGCCGCTGCTGCACCATGGCATGGTCGTACTTGGCCTGCCCTATCAACAGAGCGAACTGCTTTCCACCGATGCCGGCGGCACACCCTATGGGCCATCACATGTCGCGCATCGAGGTGACACCGCACCGCTGACCGCCCACGAGCGCACGCTCGCCACCGCAATGGGCCGCCGGCTTGCCCAGACCGCCCTGAAGCTCGCAGCATGA